TGAAGCTGGTGCCCGGGCAGCGGCGCTTTGGCTTTTACAGGTTCCTGCCCTTCTTCTTTGTGCTCGGCGGAGCCATGGAGTGGTTCATGATCAACGTCCGCGTGGGCAAAGAGACCTTCTGTGAGTGCGGGGCCAGCGGGGCCCGGCTGCGGGCAGACACCGCTGCTGCTCGGGCGGCACTTCGGGCTCTGCCTCCCcagcagaaacaaagaaaaac
The Taeniopygia guttata chromosome 12, bTaeGut7.mat, whole genome shotgun sequence DNA segment above includes these coding regions:
- the UQCC5 gene encoding ubiquinol-cytochrome c reductase complex assembly factor 5, whose protein sequence is MQASERLKLLLKLVPGQRRFGFYRFLPFFFVLGGAMEWFMINVRVGKETFYDVYRRKQSERLYEARIEKGEF